Proteins from a genomic interval of Sphingobacterium lactis:
- a CDS encoding Crp/Fnr family transcriptional regulator translates to MQLLDYFKELYHINDDLEQFFDSIMEVRDFAKGELIFEPGTYLKYFYFIESGFTRMYYYKNRREITHYFFGPNTFSSGSESVFYGKPTIFGFQALAPSRICIVPFAPVQELADTDITVNKIIQTVLLDSLINFSNRFYKTQFETAHERYNALIEENPELFQNASLGHIASYLGISQQTLSVIRGMK, encoded by the coding sequence ATGCAACTATTGGATTATTTTAAGGAACTCTATCATATCAATGACGATCTGGAACAATTCTTTGATTCCATAATGGAGGTCAGGGATTTTGCAAAAGGGGAGCTCATTTTTGAACCGGGCACTTACCTGAAATATTTTTATTTTATTGAATCGGGTTTCACGCGGATGTACTACTATAAAAACCGAAGGGAAATTACTCATTACTTTTTCGGTCCCAATACGTTCAGTTCGGGAAGTGAGAGTGTATTTTATGGCAAACCCACCATCTTTGGTTTTCAGGCGCTTGCACCTTCACGCATCTGCATCGTTCCTTTTGCCCCGGTGCAGGAATTGGCAGACACCGATATTACGGTGAATAAAATTATCCAAACAGTATTGTTGGATTCATTGATCAATTTCTCAAACCGATTTTATAAAACACAATTCGAGACCGCCCATGAACGTTACAATGCGCTGATCGAGGAAAATCCGGAACTCTTTCAGAATGCCTCACTGGGCCATATCGCCTCGTATTTAGGCATTTCTCAGCAAACACTTTCCGTAATACGAGGAATGAAATAA